The following are encoded in a window of Arctopsyche grandis isolate Sample6627 chromosome 4, ASM5162203v2, whole genome shotgun sequence genomic DNA:
- the LOC143911165 gene encoding UBX domain-containing protein 1, with protein sequence MEVDTLVEMGFSKQRAERALAITNNKGVEPAMEWLLAHADDPEPIAQSSSSSQEESNENAPETSSEPAEDDASLDQPKSLKCEDCGKLFRTQVEVEYHAAKSGHSNFSESTEEKKPLTEEEKKEQLAKIEEKIKLKRKEREEKEKTEQLEKEKLRIKSGRDMQDAKQRLQDQEMMKIIEQRRRDKVEDQKAKDRVRQQIQADKEARRLASQGVTNPEPVTVSPIAAPPAPAMSPTKPSPTSARLQLRLPDGRAVTQAFGAREQLSAVRLFLRLNEMKEMPFNLMTTFPKRVFTDEDYEKPLDILGLAPSAVVIVSKCQPQV encoded by the exons ATGGAAGTCGACACGCTGGTCGAGATGGGCTTCAGCAAACAGCGAGC GGAGCGGGCTCTCGCCATAACCAATAACAAGGGTGTGGAACCTGCCATGGAGTGGCTTCTCGCTCACGCCGACGATCCCGAGCCGATCGCACAGAGCTCGTCTTCGAGCCAGGAAGAGTCCAACGAAAATGCGCCCGAGACCAGTTCGGAACCTGCCGAGGACGACGCCTCTCTCGACCAGCCGAAATCTCTCAAATGCGAAGACTGTGGCAAACTGTTTAGAACGCAAGTAGAAGTCGAGTATCACGCAGCCAAGTCGGGTCATAGCAATTTTTCGGAATCGACAGAGGAAAAGAAACCGTTGACGGAAGAGGAGAAAAAAGAACAGTTAGccaaaatagaagaaaaaatcaaACTAAAACGGAAAGAACGGGAAGAAAAAGAAAAG aCGGAGCAACTCGAGAAAGAAAAACTGCGAATTAAATCCGGCCGCGATATGCAAGATGCGAAACAAAGGCTGCAAGATCAAGAAATGATGAAGATAATAGAGCAACGCCGACGTGACAAAGTCGAAGATCAAAAAGCGAAGGATCGAGTACGTCAACAAATACAAGCAGACAAAGAGGCCCGAAG GTTAGCAAGTCAAGGTGTAACCAATCCGGAACCCGTCACTGTTAGTCCGATAGCTGCTCCTCCCGCACCAGCAATGTCCCCGACCAAACCGTCACCGACCTCGGCCAGGTTACAGTTGAGGTTACCCGACGGCCGTGCCGTGACGCAAGCTTTCGGAGCTCGGGAGCAGCTCAGTGCCGTACGGCTATTCCTGCGACTgaacgaaatgaaagaaatgcCTTTTAATCTTATGACAACGTTCCCCAAAAGAGTCTTCACAGACGAAGACTACGAGAAACCCTTAGATATTTTAG GTCTGGCCCCGTCTGCCGTCGTGATCGTCTCCAAATGTCAACCTCAAGTATAG
- the LOC143910827 gene encoding kinesin-like protein KIF14 yields the protein MWGPRRVEAQGAKVAQRRDSGAQRSESGALQVFVRVRPSPCQTEGNSNSSSTSTSTPTSTPAFSGSDRQLNPVSAPGTTYTFERVFWTEETQAGVFATCGQPLLQAVLNGYNACLFAYGQTGSGKTFSMMGSDPYYVGDSAGLIPRFCCELLQSVHNGNAECQIEMSYFEIYNEKIYDLLVPSSDSEKKSLRVREHPEFGPYVENLTAHHIEDFDGMKLLLNLGNSRRATAATIHNDHSSRSHSIVQLLVRKHTESALVRAKVSLVDLAGSERICHPAVNQVHYKEGLSINKSLLTLGKIINCLSDANKKHFAPYRESVLTWLLKESLGGNSFTSILATVSLDTSTSEESLATLRYACQARRIVNKVTVNEDRHHKLIYELRREVERLKSLKESSTENDNLRIIELQQTAAEERLKIEMKQLSTDLEVAERRRNELENQKKLFFENIKKNDISLYKSDFFNNLQDLLDDSHEEDTTVVNANSKNYQEMFARLIDFRKSLENLHVCCSANSDPMLFNAKILPLLVNIRKYSNEIMDVLSA from the exons ATGTGGGGTCCGCGGCGTGTGGAGGCTCAGGGGGCGAAGGTGGCGCAGCGTCGGGATTCGGGGGCGCAGCGCTCGGAGTCGGGGGCTCTGCAGGTGTTCGTCCGCGTGAGACCTTCGCCCTGTCAGACAGAGGGTAACTCCAATTCCAGTTCCACCTCCACCTCCACTCCCACTTCCACCCCTGCCTTTTCGGGCTCCGACCGTCAACTGAACCCGGTCAGTGCCCCCGGGACCACTTACACATTCGAGCGGGTCTTCTGGACTGAGGAAACCCAGGCTGGAGTCTTTGCCACTTGTGGTCAACCACTCTTGCAAGCTGTCCTCAATGGCTACAATGCCTGTCTTTTCGCATACGGCCAGACTGGATCTG gtAAGACCTTCAGTATGATGGGCAGTGATCCTTACTATGTGGGAGATTCAGCCGGACTTATCCCGCGTTTCTGTTGTGAGCTCCTTCAGAGTGTACACAACGGAAACGCAGAGTGCCAAATAGAAATGAGTTACTTCGaaatttacaatgaaaaaatatacgacCTTCTCGTACCGAGCTCCGACTCGGAAAAAAAGTCTCTCAGAGTCAGGGAGCATCCCGAGTTCGGACCGTACGTTGAAAATCTCACTGCGCATCATATCGAGGACTTTGACGGCATGAAGCTTTTGTTGAATTTGGGCAATTCTAGAAGAGCTACCGCCGCTACCATTCACAATGATCATTCGTCCAGGTCTCACAGTATCGTACAGCTATTGGTGCGCAAACACACCGAAAGCGCACTGGTGCGAGCGAAAGTGAGTCTTGTGGATTTGGCAGGAAGCGAAAGAATATGTCATCCGGCCGTCAATCAGGTCCACTATAAAGAAGGTCTCAGTATCAACAAGTCTTTGCTGACTTTGGGGAAGATTATCAATTGCTTGTCGGACgcaaataaaaagcattttgcGCCTTATAGAGAATCTGTACTTACTTGGCTTTTGAAG GAGAGTTTGGGAGGTAATTCTTTTACATCAATACTGGCCACAGTGTCTCTCGATACTTCAACTTCGGAGGAAAGTTTGGCTACTTTACGATACGCTTGTCAAGCTCGTCGTATTGTCAACAAAGTCACTGTAAACGAAGATCGACATCATAAGCTTATTTACGAGTTGCGGAGAGAA gttgaaagattgaaatcATTAAAAGAGTCGAGCACGGAAAATGATAATTTAAGAATAATTGAATTGCAACAGACTGCTGCCGaggaaagattgaaaattgagATGAAACAATTGTCGACAGATTTAGAAGTTGCAGAAAGAAGAAGGAACGAAttagaaaatcaaaaaaaactcTTCTtcgaaaatatcaaaaagaacGACATTTCTCTGTATAAAagtgattttttcaataatcttcaAGATTTATTGGACGATTCTCACGAAGAAGATACGACGGTGGTAAACGCCAATTCTAAGAACTATCAGGAAATGTTTGCCCGTCTTATAGATTTCAGAAAatctttggaaaatttacatgtTTGCTGTTCGGCTAATTCTGACCCGATGCTTTTTAATGCGAAAATTTTACCCTTGCTGGTGAATATTAGAAAATACAGCAATGAAATTATGGATGTTCTTTCTGCGTga
- the RNaseX25 gene encoding ribonuclease X25 → MRSAGGAAAAALYALVALSVADGADDNQAKSHEWDVLIFTQHWPATVCYQWMDKDSSHSCAFPSQKNTWTVHGIWPTKFGEMGPSFCNNSWKFDPTLIQPIEAHLDQYWINVEKDTPHYSFWGHEWSKHGTCAAVLPPLNNEMKYFAQGLLWLQLYSMSEILAKADITPNEISTFEPLHIYSVIKAAIGKNPSLHCALDAHSGKSYMFEIRICFNKSMELVDCDGIKLSGERSILRGDKLIHCDLTKPVEYPSVVPPIKQSIVSRLPLIEIYKLITWLRWFTL, encoded by the exons ATGCGATCGGCCGGAGGAGCCGCAGCCGCCGCCCTCTACGCCCTCGTGGCCCTCTCCGTAGCCGACGG ggCCGACGATAACCAAGCGAAATCTCATGAATGGGATGTTCTCATATTCACGCAGCATTGGCCCGCCACCGTGTGTTACCAATGGATGGACAAAGATTCCTCACACTCGTGCGCATTTCCATCTCAAAAGAACACTTGGACCGTTCACGGGATTTGGCCGACCAAGTTTGGCGAGATGGGACCCAGTTTTTGTAACAATTCGTGGAAATTCGACCCTACTTTGATACAGCCCATCGAAGCGCACTTAGATCAGTATTGGATAAACGTGGAGAAAG aCACTCCGCACTATTCATTTTGGGGACACGAATGGTCCAAACACGGAACTTGCGCCGCTGTCCTCCCCCCACTTAACAACGAAATGAAATACTTCGCTCAAGGCCTTCTTTGGCTTCAGTTGTATTCGATGTCGGAGATATTGGCGAAAGCCGACATAACGCCGAACGAGATTTCGACATTTGAGCCGTTGCACATATATTCGGTGATCAAAGCCGCCATTGGGAAGAATCCGTCGCTGCATTGCGCTCTGGATGCACACTCGGGTAAATCGTACATGTTTGAGATCAGGATCTGCTTCAATAAGAGCATGGAGCTGGTCGATTGCGACGGTATAAAGCTGTCGGGCGAGAGGTCCATCCTCAGGGGCGATAAACTGATACACTGTGATCTGACCAAACCTGTGGAATACCCCAGTGTAGTACCTCCTATTAAACAAAGTATAGTGTCTAGACTACCTCTAAtcgaaatatacaaattaattacATGGTTGCGATGGTTTACGTTGTAA